Proteins encoded by one window of Bacteroidales bacterium:
- a CDS encoding tetratricopeptide repeat protein has protein sequence MKKTAIFLVLIISMLSINAQQSKVVSAYNYIKPQYNELGKAKEAIDEASKHEKTIGKAKTWYYRGQVYHAIYQSTDTNFQDLHETPLTEAVNAYIKAIELDEKEQYKKDCIGRLKIASVQLLNKGINDFNANDYSKALDDFENSIRINSLEYINEIDSMAIFNAAIAADRNKNYDKAIKYYNETIDLKYEGSKVFLFLSNVLKTQGDTIASIEKIKDGIDAYPDDNNSLIIELINYYLATNKSEEALGYLKIAIEKDSLNHSFHFAEGTIYDRMEEYDKAIKCYAAAIELEEDFFDAQYNIGAVYYNRAVQHFNVANDIPQNKQKEYEDEIVKAKEQMKSALPYLEKAHELNEKDLSTMQSLKEIYVRLQMYDKSKEIKAKMDAAKE, from the coding sequence ATGAAAAAGACAGCAATTTTTTTAGTACTGATAATCAGTATGTTAAGTATTAATGCACAACAATCAAAAGTTGTTAGTGCTTATAATTATATTAAACCACAATATAATGAATTGGGTAAGGCAAAAGAAGCAATTGATGAAGCATCAAAACACGAAAAAACCATAGGTAAAGCAAAAACATGGTATTATCGCGGGCAGGTTTATCATGCTATATATCAAAGTACCGATACAAATTTTCAAGATTTGCATGAAACTCCGCTTACTGAAGCTGTTAATGCATATATTAAGGCAATTGAATTAGATGAAAAAGAACAGTATAAAAAAGACTGTATTGGTAGATTAAAAATAGCATCAGTTCAATTGTTAAATAAAGGAATTAATGATTTTAATGCTAACGATTATAGTAAAGCATTAGATGACTTTGAAAATAGTATAAGGATAAACAGTCTCGAATATATTAACGAAATTGATTCAATGGCAATATTTAATGCGGCAATAGCTGCTGATAGAAACAAAAATTATGATAAAGCTATTAAATATTATAATGAAACTATAGATTTGAAATATGAAGGTTCAAAAGTGTTTTTATTCCTTTCAAATGTACTGAAAACTCAGGGAGATACTATTGCATCAATAGAAAAAATAAAAGATGGTATTGATGCATATCCTGATGATAATAATTCATTGATAATTGAATTGATAAATTATTATCTTGCCACTAATAAATCTGAAGAAGCATTAGGGTATCTTAAAATTGCAATTGAAAAAGACTCCTTAAATCACTCATTTCATTTTGCTGAAGGTACAATTTATGATAGAATGGAAGAATATGATAAAGCTATAAAATGTTATGCCGCTGCCATTGAACTAGAAGAAGACTTTTTTGATGCACAATATAATATAGGTGCAGTTTATTACAATAGGGCAGTACAACATTTTAATGTTGCCAACGATATTCCACAAAATAAACAAAAAGAATATGAAGATGAAATAGTAAAAGCTAAAGAACAAATGAAATCTGCTTTACCATATCTTGAAAAAGCTCATGAACTTAATGAGAAAGATTTAAGCACAATGCAAAGTTTAAAAGAAATTTATGTAAGATTACAAATGTATGATAAATCAAAAGAGATTAAAGCAAAAATGGATGCTGCTAAAGAATAA